In the genome of Pagrus major chromosome 17, Pma_NU_1.0, the window tcaaaatatcatcctatcataaacaaacatactgCCGTGGATGTGAGACATAGAGCTTATATACTTGGATGTCATTGTGGGGGTTCCAGTCAGAGTCGTAGATGATGACGGTGTCAGCGGAGGCGAGATTGATGCCCAAACCGCCAGCTCTGGTAGAGAGGAGGAAAGCAAACTGAGGAGCACCGGGAGCTGAAAAGGAGACAGAAAGTCAGAACACTGATAAGACACCATAACAGCTGATTTAGACTACACAAACAGTTTATGTCTCACCATTAAAACGATCGATGGCCTCCTGTCTCAAGTTGCCAGTGACTCCTCCATCAATTCTCTCATATTTGTATCCTTCGTTTTCCAGGAAGTCCTCCAGAAGGTCTAGCATTTTGGTCATCTGGGAGAAGACCAGAACCCTGTGGCCCCCTTCCTTCAGCTTCCTCATCATCTTCTGCAGCAGCGTCAGTTTTCCTGAGGACTTGGTCAAAGCATTGCCCTCATACATGCCATTTGGAAGTTTCGGTGCCTCCTACAATCCAGAGAAACATTCTGAATACAactgcatttaaacatttttcaataTGCAGACATAGTTCAGTGTGATAACAGAAGACAAGAAACTATTTGTTTCCATATAATTGTGTGAAAAAGACTTAAATCGTACTGTGGCAGCTGCAGGAAAGAGGTAGGGATGATTGCAGCATTTTTTCAGGTCCATCACCACGTTTAGCAGAGAGACTTGGTTTCCTCCTCCACGAGTGTTCAGGGCCTCAAAGTTACGAGTTAGGATGAACTTGTAGTATTTCCTGGGTAAGAACAAAGACACAATGTCATAAACtaatgagaaaagaaaactttaaactATACACGATCCagaacttttaaaaatgaataatgccAACCCATATGGTGTTTTTCTATTACATCTGTCGGCCTAGCTCTACTTGGTTTTACTCGGCTCATCAGCCCGGGATTTGCATCTTCATTAGAACAGGGCTACCtgttgaaggtgtgtctttaactgatgacgTACTTGGGTTGTATAGCAGTCAGGGGATCGGCTGTAAacactcttcctccctgcagcactatcaaaaaaagtttaatttcctaCAAATTCTTTACAATAAAACTCCATCGTTGTCTTGTTATTTAGAAGCTTTTATGAATCAGCAAAATCAGAAAATGGtaggttttcaccagcagtaacttaacacgACTCCTGATACAGCTGAAAGCAAATGCGAGGAAACAGTACGAACAGAGACACTGAAGATAAACCCAACCAAAAGGACCTATCTCTCAGATTCCCGGCACGGACATGAGTTAAGTCTTGCAACATAGGCTTGTTTGAGGAAGAAAAGGGGGTGGTCACTGGGTGGACGTCTCTGCGGACCGCCTGGAGGCCCTTCTCCAGGGTAGGTCCATCTCAGGTGTGGCTTGGTTCAACTTGGCACAGtaaaactggtaatggaaatgcaaatcattGTGGCTCGGTTTGCCTCGGTGCGGCCAAAAGTGCCAGTGGGAAAACACCAATCGTCTTCAGTATGTAGCCTGCTTTAACTTTCATGGGTGCATACTTTAACAACTATAACTATATTTCTACACATGGTCTCTAAGCTTACTTCTGCATGGGGCTCAGCTCCACTCTAACGATGAGCTCGGTCTTTGAAGGCATGTGTTTGAAAACATCAGCCTTCAGCCTCCTAAGCATGTGTGGTCCCAGCATGTCATGGAGCTTCTTGATCTGGTCCTCTTTGGCAATGTCTGCAAACTCCTCCAGAAACCCTTCCAGGttgctgcagagaggaaaaaaaaaaggaaaaagaaaaatacataaacatagGGGAAGCGTGGGTGTTTTCATTGCATCTGCAATATAGCCGCATATGGGGCTACTAACTTGAATCTCTCTGGGGTCAGGAAGTTCAGCAAGTGGAAGAGCTCCTCCAGGTTGTTCTGAAGAGGAGTGCCAGTGAGCAGCAGCTTGTGTTGCAGCGGGTAGTTATTCAACACTCGGAAGAACTAATAACAGCCagggagaaaggagaggcaccggatttaataataaaaacatgacagcCCATAACAGTTAGCATTATAGCCAGgagtggaatgtaactaaatacatttactcaggtgctgtacttaagtacaattttgaggtggTTTGACTTTCCATCTCCTGCTTTTTACTCTATTtttacactacatttatttgataactttagttactttgaagattagatgctgcatcagagccacgtatgtgtataatttacttttacttttgatacttgagtacatttaatatcagatattttaagacttttactcaagtaatacTCCTATGGGtggctttcacttttaccaaagtaatattttgacacgatatctttacttttactcaactatgacttttaataactttttataAGACTGATTATAGCATGTGAAAAACAGGAGCGATACAgttgcaaacacatttttgatcaATCAGAATTCTACTTGAAAGTACTATATGTTATCACCTTGGACTGGTTGTTTTTGAGTCTGTGAGCCTCGTCAACAACCAGACAGGCCCACTCGATGGAGCCCAGCACAGCCTGGTCAATGGTAATCAACTCATAGGATGTCAGCAGGACATGGAACTTGACTGTTGAGTCTTTCTGTAAAGCACAGAAAAAGAGGACATTAGTAGAgctgcaaaacagaaaatacaattaCTAGGGCTGCAAGGAATTATTTCCACTGTTAAtacagcaccacaaactaaaATTGTTAGTTGAACTTTTATATAATTTAGCAGCACTGTAGCCATCAATTCTTTACAAGAAATCAAGTGCTAGTTTACAGGCTACAAATTCAAACCAACTATGCTTTTCATCGCTCTTTCCTTTaaaagagcttgaacaatttaATCATCACTCTTGCTCTTTTCTCTACTTCTTCCTTACCTTCATCTTGGATGCTTTTTTCCCGCCTCGTATGGCATTTCCCTCAAAGGAGAACTCGTTCTCCCTGATGACAGCCCTGCTGTCTTTGTCCCCTACGTAGGTCACCACATACATGTCAGGGGCCCACATCTCAAACTCTCTCTCCCAGTTAATGATGGTGGACAGGGGGGCGCTAACCAGGAATGGACCCTTGGAGTGACCCTGcaagagtgaaagaaagagtcATGTTATTTATATAGCTGCATTTATCCAAAGAGCTTTACAGGTGCTGGCTCAGactacctcctgagccacagccgcagTTTATTCAGCAAAAATTCAAGATATGTAAACAACTGTAATTGTCTTGCCCTGCCTTTAGGATAGAGTTCCTTACTTAGAGCTCATCCCCTTTAATGGACAGAGTTACTGTGTGTCACATGTCTGAAAACCCACCCACTAACACTGATTGACAGGGGAGGGCAGATTGGACAAAATTGCATCAGGAACTTgcaggaaatacattttatttcattttatatttcacatttttgcataaGTAGGCTTAAAGTCATCTTTAGCCTTATTAATTATGAAGAAAATGCTTAAAATTATTTGAAGACAatcaaaaatattataattctTACCTCCTTGTACAATGAGTAGAGGAAGACAGCCGTCTGCACAGTCTTGCCTAAACCCATCTCATCAGCCAGGATCGTGTCTGTGGCCTGAGCCCAAGAAAACCTCAGCCAGTTCAACCCCTCCAGCTGGTAAGGATGCAGAGTGCCTCCTGTGCTGTCCAGGTAGTCAGGCTGCCGATCAAACTTGATGGTGGGCTGGAAGGAAGACAGAAGAATATCAATTCGACATCCATCCTGATTCAAGCTGCTTTTATTCTGCCAAGTGAAAGCGCTCGACTGTGTTGCTTCCTGTTATCATAAATAAaccattaatttatattttgttcaAAGTTTCAAAATACTTACATCTACAACTGGATTCGCAGGTGGTCGCTCTGCCTTCTTCACTTTGACTGCCTTCTTTATCTTCTTACCAGGTCTGCCCTCATCACCCACCATCAACTCCCTGAAAGACAATGACAGTATGTGAGATAAAACATACTTTCAACCTGTACCACAACAGAATAATTATCTGGCCTTTTTTAAATCTCTCCTTACCTGTGATTCCAATATGTCTGTTTGTAGGTGTCAAACTCTGGGACGTCCATCTCCTCGCTCTCCCAGGTTGACTGGTCATAAGCCAGATCTCTCCATTTGATCAAGTAATGTACGTTGTTCTTTTTATCAACACtgacatgaaaaggaaaaaaacagacaggaaagatGGAGTTATGATAACGCATGATTACTGTGTTTGCTCTCCAGGTGTGAACAAGTATAGATAATAATAAGAACAAGTTTGTCTTCattcaattaattttctttacaAACATGGTATTCTAACTAATCTTTCTTAGGTGGTTAAATTATATTGCAGTTAggtgctttttgctttttttaagaCATACAATTTCTAAGGCACTAACTACAGAAATTCACATCTAAACAGAATAATAACCTGTTAACACAACAACTTGAAGGCTAAAATACAATTTCAGTCTGGTTACACACCTTCAGCGCAAACAAAATCTACAGTATGCTTCTTTTTAAAGATGAACTGTATATTTATAATGAGATTATACTTGTCCTACCTGTGGTTGAGGATGCGATGGATCATCAGCCACTCCATCTTGACTCCATAACGGTAAAACTCCTCTTCCATGTGGATAAAGAGAGGATCCTTATTCTTCCTCttggtgcttttgttttcatcaccCTCACCGCCAAAATCCACAGGCGGCGGTTCGTCCATGTCAGTCTTTCTCTGGTAGTTGCGGAACATCACCTGGCAGTTCAGCTCCAGCTGAGGACAAGCAGCAGGGAGATAAAGAAAGGACCATTAGGTTTGTGTGAGTCTATGTGAGGGAAGTGCACAGAGAAATCCATATTCTCAACTACACGTGGATATAGTTTCAGAGAGTGTTTGGTACCTGTAGCTCCAGCACCCAGGAGCAGTGCCAGTAGGACATATTGCACCATTTGACAAAGAACTCCCTCTCCCTGCGGCCCGCCAGCGGAGGGGGATCAGGAGCATCAGCAGGGAGGTCAGCAGGACGAGGGACAGGCGTGGGGGCCGGCGGCTCCCCCCATCGCCATGTTAAAACCTTCTGGACTTTGCCCTTCATCGGCGGACACTGTCAGGAAGTAGGAGAGGAAATAATTAAGGATATGATGCTTGTTAATTAGCAAATGTCATTTGTCTGATAAAAAATTCTGTTTGGAAAAATACCAAGTATAGGACATGATAAACCAGCAAATTAAAACTAAAAGGCTGCCATGGTTTCTCTAAAATGCTGTGGGCATGCACAAGATGGAATCTGcatcaccacacacacccacatgagCACATGCATGCGCAGACTTGTGTGCACCAGTGCACATCACTCACCTTGCAGCGGGGGCAGATCCATTCTCCATTGGGGATTTCAGGGAGAGGAGGGTTGAGGCAGTGGATGTGGTAGGAGGAGGGGCAAGTGTCACAGCATAGCAGCTCCCCTCCGTCCTTGCACACCCGGCAGAACTCAATGTGGTGgtcatcttcttcctccaccCCTTCatccctcctgtcctcctcatCTTCGCCTTCGGCCTCAGAGAGCTCATCCCTGGCCTCCCACTGAATCCCCTCCTTCTCCTGGTGGCAGAATTACAGACGGAGGGAGGTGGTATGAGTGTGTGAGGGGGAGGAAGGCGGGGGGGGCAGACAGGCAGGGAAGGTATGCGGAACAGagtgaaaggaaaaaagggAGGGGTGTGGGGTGATTTTCAAGAGCGCAGGGAGTGTGTGGGGGGGTGCAttgcgtgcgtgtgcatgttgCCGTGTGGAGCGATAGTGGAGGGAATGGGAGGGGAGGGACAAGAAGAGGAAATGGGGgatgggggaggggggagacGTGTGGTGTGGAATAGGAGAGGATAGACGAGAACATGAGCAATAGGGTGGGGGGGGGCAGCAGAGGACAAAGAGAtcatataaaaatgttaaaatcaccTTTAACAAAGTCTATTTTCCAACAATCAACTCTCGTCAATACAACTTTCCACTGATACACTTCAGCAGTATTTTACAGACAGGTGTAATTTTTGCCCTGCGGTTTCATACTCCAGGAATCACACAAAATCTTCTCTAACATACAATATAATGGTCTGTACAGAGAGTTGAGCTCACGGTACTCACACAGTGTGGGCAGCTCCACTTGCCCTCAGGTGCTTTCTCCATGTCAGGGTCTAGACAGACCATGTGATAAGCTCTGGGACAGGTGTCACACAAAATGATCTCTCCTCCCTGCTGGCACACCTCACAGTAGTCCTGGTGGTCTGTCTCGTAGCCATCACCGTCCTCCGTCTCCACTGAAAGAAAGTGAGGACAATGACGATCttattcaacaaaacaaaataaaacctccTGCACTGGCCTGATGCATAGATAACAGAACAgactttttattttggtaatatTTCCATGCGaacctttcttctttttcttcgcACTCTTGGGTTTCTTCTTGGGACGGTTGCTGCGGTTGGAGCCATCTGACACAGAGAAACTCCCATCATCGAAGTCACTGTCGACATCGGgttcatcttcatcactctgACAGACGTTGAGAATGAGCAAAACACCAGGTTATATTATGGTACATATTATCAATATTCTGATTCAAAGATTGTTTAATTCTCAGAGGTAGAGGGAAGCAAAAAACTGCCAAACAGAAAGTATATTACAGAGGAGCGCTTCCTTTTGCTGTTGAGGCCCCCCAGTTTGATCTTGAGTGGAGCCACCTTCTTAGGTTTGGGTTTCGGCGGAGGCTTAGACGCAGACTTCGACTTCTTGCGAGCGTTGGGACCTGAGAAGAACAGAGATTAAAGTTTAATCAATACAACAATTGAACTAGTTAGAAACATTCTGAAATAGCAGATTTTCATGACACAAAGACATAATTATCACACAAAGCAAAATATTCGTGTTTTACATTTATCCTACTTTACCTTTTCCCTCTTTGGTCTTGGCCTTGCGTAGCGGAGGTGCCGGGGGTGGTGGGGGTGCAGCAGGTGTAGGAGCAGCGGCTGGAGCAGGAGTGGTAGCAGGTGAAGCGGTAGCACCGGTCTCTGCCCCTCCGTCTGTCCCTGCCACCACCATGTTCTCTACAGCGGCAGCCACATTGGCAGCTGCCAGGGCTGCATTGGCAGTGGCACAGCCCTACAAGGGGACACGGCACAGAGTGAGAAACTCTGGTCTctactgtcaaacacacaagagGACAGCAATTCTGAATGACTCACTCATTATAAGTCAGACTTCCAACCTTGTTTGTAATTGCAATACCTTCAGAGGGTTGTTGGTGCTGAATTCTCTCCACTTAGCCATCATTAACGTCATCATCttggacactgcaattttggGGTTCTTAGCTGCAATTAAAGGCCTAAGGACAGAAAATTTACAAGAAatatagttattttattttcatacataAATAGTTCCTTAAAAACAAGGTTGAGGAAAACAATAATATCTACTGTTAACAAAAAATGGGTTTACTCACCTGACAAACTGGCTGAAGGCCTTGTAGTTAGTGAGGGAGCTGTAGTCTTCCTGAGTAAAGACATGGTCAATGTCTTTCATGCCCCAGGCCTCCAGCAGCTGGGCAGAGCTTTTAGGCTGAGGCGGGGCGAGAGGGAGAGGTCAGTTTGTcatgaagacagaaagacagaattAACTAACTATCCCATCTGAATGAATCTTTACCTGGCAATCATCGTCATCATCCTCGTCATCTTCTGGTTCTGGATCTTTGCGTTTGCTCTTCGAGCTGGATGAGCCTCCTTTCTCTGCTGCCGCACCTCCTTTCTTCTTATCTTTGGCAGAGCTGGAgcgtttcttctttttcctcccgGGGGCATAATCActtccctcactctctgacCGCACACCTCCCTCGTCTGCATCTCGCTCTGCTGCTTCGACTCCAATCAGGTGCTCCGGGGAGCTGACTGGCAACTCCTGCAAGACATAATGCAACTTTGCAAATTACAAGAAGACACTGGTGATTATAtacttttatacattatataaattataaattaaagtttgttcctttatatttgatttattgtgatAATTATGCCACTTAAGATGGGGAAGTCATCGATGGAGCTACATTGGTCAGTGCATGGTTTGAActgattttattgattaatcttcTATTGCTTGACAAACTGACTTATCATTGCAGCGCTAGATCACTTGGTATCATTATTATCTGAATATGTTTGCCTTTAGGACAGTTGGATGTTTAGATAAACCAAGCATTTTGAATGTGTCATCTTCCATTCTCCACTACAAACAgatattttataatataatcAACAATTAAACTAATTGTTCATtgcagaccttatttcaggaaATGTAGTTACTACTCTTGTTGTACACTACCATGAATATGAAATAAAGGTCAGATGGAATGTGTCGCATTATATTTGGGgaccaaaaaatattcacaaaacacaaaataaatatattgataaTTTCATCATACATCCACAGAAAGGATGATTTATACATCTTTTTCACAGCTGGTTTACCGTCCACTGTGAACTAGTGGAGTAACTCACTATTTGGCTGTATAAAATCCATCACTTAGGGATGTTTTGTGAATGTCCTGTAGATCTGTGGGTCCTAAACTGATCTAATTGACTCACAGGAGTCCCTACTAATTGCTTAAGTGTGTCCTATTAGGCAGGCACCAAACTCCCCCCTGTTGTGACCCCACGTGGTGAGTTGACAGCTGCACAGAGAATTGTTTACCTGGTCAAATCTCGGAGTATCCTTTACTTCAAACATGAAAAGTTTGTCAAAAACAGCAAACTAACCTCTCTGATGGGTCTCTGCCTCTTGCTGCTCCTGCTCTCACGGCTGCTCTTCTtggctttcttcttcttcttcgacTTGGGTACCTCGTCTACATCAGACACAGCATCCTCCGGCTCGTCCTCACCTGCGGGCGACACGCTTTTTAATTAGCGCGAGGAGacggtgcacacacacacacacggacaggaGGCAGTGCTGCAGGCCGGTGGGAGACAGGAGCAGCCCGCGCACTGGCACGACTTAGCACCATGCccgtgcacgcacgcacacacacatgcatcgTGAATGCCACAACAGCGCAGGTTGAAACTTGTGTGTTTGAAACTTTGACAGTTCACGCCCGCACTCGAGAGGACACGTGTGAGGTTTGGGGTATAAGAGGGGCTGGAGATATGAAAGCTAAAACTATCAACACTTGCTTGACAAGTTAGCTAACTGACGGCGAGTGACGGACGGCCCGAGCAGACTACTCATGGCTAGctttaagctaacgttagcctcggCGAGCtcaagtgacagagagagatggaccTTCTTCAGAGGGAGAAAAGCGAGCTTACCGTGAAGAAGTGAGTGCTCCTCCGCGGCTCCGAAGTCTTCCCTCTCATCCTCGCTGCCCGACATTTTCCCagcgtttttattttattccttgCTGGTCGAATTAATCCCCCCTAAACCTTGCTCCTCGGTCGGCgagggaggagggaaaatgACGTGGGACTGTTGGAGAATGGACCGGGGGTGTCCAGGaagggagggggtggagggtgctgggaaaaaaaataaaaataaataaataaatggcattGGTTGGTAGCTAATCCTTGCTTTATTCCTCATGATTTACACTGCGTGTAATTGACCACCTGCGTGCTCAAACAAGTTGGGTAACTAGATTATCCACGCTTTGACATTGTGTGTTGTTGATTCGCAGGTATTTTTCTACACAGGAGTGAATGAAGTTAAGTGTGGCATCCATCATTGTTTCAAGTATGAGCGGCAAATTCGCGCTGTCGAGTTAAAACAATACATCAAAGAAAAGTTTAAGCATTGAAAGCCAACCTTCACACATTAGAAACTTACTGTAGTGTGTGTAATAGTCCCGGGTCGAGGtgtgctccctccctctctccctctctctctctgtcggtGCAGGAATTAATACAAGTCAGGCTGTTTGCACGGCAGTTGTTGTCATTTAGTGTTCATTCATTAAGCTCCGGCTGAACCAATGATCAgcgaaattaaaaaaatgagccGTCAATGACCCAAAACACGTTGCTCCgtccccctcttctctctcccccaACCTTACAGGCAGAGCTTAGCTAAcatcctcacaaacacacaaaggggGCAGACATCCCATAATAATCCCCCCctcccacactcacacaggacTCTGCATAGTTACCTCGCAACGGACAGACCATAATACTCTGCCtgcccccacccccctccaccAGGCGCGCGAGCGCACGCACATACGCACGTACACTACCACCACCACACGTGCATGCACCAGGCTCTTTGCACGCACACTCCTTCCCCTTTCCACTGGTAGTCCCAGCCCCCTTAGCAACCCCGTTGTCATGGTGACACCCCCTCCCTGCAGCTCCCCGACAGACCATAATACTCCAGCAGTAGCAGCATACATCCCATAATATACAACTCCTAAAAAGccaggaaagaaaaaataccAGTCACATGGTCTCCAAGGGAGCTCAAGTCCACTGGTGACAGCCCATAATACTCACTGAGCATCCACCTGAGAGTGAGCATGACTCTGACAAGAAGTCAAAGACTTTTGTTCCTGCAGTCCACACACAGGTGCGCTACATGTGCTGCGTGCAGGTCAAACAGGCCTGCAGAGCCACAGAGCTGGATGTGTGTCAAATACTTTGATGATGTCTTCAACCCTGCTCAGCATCCCTGAAGTACACCGAGGCCTCCTGTCACAGTGGTGTTGTTACAGTTACACTGCAACACATCTGTATCATCCACCACCAACACTGTGATTTTACAATGTTGGGTCGAGTCCTTCAAGTGCAGCAAGGGCCAACAGGTGTGCAAAGACCCAAGAGTGGTGGCAGGTACACATCCTATTTGGTCTGATGTTGCGGGCTGCAGGTCAAAGGTGAGTAAACTCCACTCAAAATGTTGCCTTCAGGTTCAGATTGTAAtgcagtaaataaatacagtcaaAACAGTTAATAAGACTGTCAAAGATAGTTTATTTAGTGGTACGAGAACTGCCGCAATGTGACATCCAAGGATCTGAGCACATCAGCTACAGATGGCAATTATGCTGTAGGCAACAGAACAAAAAGTGTCACATAAATTAACTAAAGCATCCATTGCATGTCTGCCACAGCTGCACATTTCTCCGCTAAGTCCTGGTGCTGCAGCTCATTGGATTTATGCTGCTTGCTTTCtgaaatcttttaaaaatacaagtgGCCACTGAGTCTTTGCTCGGCAGGGTCTCTGTTGTTCATAAcaccatttcaaaataaaagcacttgaATGTGCAACAAGTCGAAATAAAAGCTAAGAGAGAGCCCTTTAAAGCCACATGTGAGTCTTTATTGATATGCTGTAAGAGACTCATTTCCCCCTCTCTCAATtgcacttatttatttttatgtaactGAATCAGATTAAGCTGTAGTGATGCTAACAACCCTGCTCAGCATCCCTGAAGTAGCCTGAGGCCTTCTGTCATAATGTTGTCATTACAGCTAGACAGCAGCACATACAGCATGTCCCACTGACTGAGAAGAAAGGCCAAGAGGtgtgcaaaaacacaagaatgGTCCCAACCCATCAGTTTGTTGGGCTGTTGTGGGATGCAAAATGTTGCCTTCAAGGTCAGCTTGTAATGCAGTAAATACACTAAGGGCTGCTGCACATGGTTTTTCTATGATACAATATGTGACATAAAAGTCATGTCAACTACAGGACACAACTTTACCTGTAAAAATTGTTCAATAACGAGcccacactctctctcccctgtttCCCGTCACTCTCTCAGCTGTTCTGTCAAATAAAGGCTAAAAAGCCCCAAAAATAATcttgtaaaaatgtgttacagGCCAGCTGCAGCATTTCTACACTTAGTTATTGTTGCTGCAGCACATCGAAGCTTAATGCTGCTTGATTTCTAAAacctttacaaaacaaaataaaaatgtctgccaAACAACTAGGCTTCtcaatgtttttgttctgtcttttaacaatattttaaagTGGCAACACTTGAATAGTGAACAGTTCCAGTTTGAAAGGTTTGGAGCTTAGTAGGAGAACTTGAAGGCCACATGATCACACTGCAATTCACTGAAACACTGTGAGAGGCATTCAGTcctttctgctgcttttaattGCACTTTGTAATCACGCAGAATCTTATTTGGACGTGTGCAAATATGTGACAGTATTAAcaacatcttcctctctgtttctctttcacacacacacacacacacacacacacacacacacacacaggcatttgtc includes:
- the chd4b gene encoding chromodomain-helicase-DNA-binding protein 4 isoform X1, producing the protein MSGSEDEREDFGAAEEHSLLHGEDEPEDAVSDVDEVPKSKKKKKAKKSSRESRSSKRQRPIREELPVSSPEHLIGVEAAERDADEGGVRSESEGSDYAPGRKKKKRSSSAKDKKKGGAAAEKGGSSSSKSKRKDPEPEDDEDDDDDCQPKSSAQLLEAWGMKDIDHVFTQEDYSSLTNYKAFSQFVRPLIAAKNPKIAVSKMMTLMMAKWREFSTNNPLKGCATANAALAAANVAAAVENMVVAGTDGGAETGATASPATTPAPAAAPTPAAPPPPPAPPLRKAKTKEGKGPNARKKSKSASKPPPKPKPKKVAPLKIKLGGLNSKRKRSSSDEDEPDVDSDFDDGSFSVSDGSNRSNRPKKKPKSAKKKKKVETEDGDGYETDHQDYCEVCQQGGEIILCDTCPRAYHMVCLDPDMEKAPEGKWSCPHCEKEGIQWEARDELSEAEGEDEEDRRDEGVEEEDDHHIEFCRVCKDGGELLCCDTCPSSYHIHCLNPPLPEIPNGEWICPRCKCPPMKGKVQKVLTWRWGEPPAPTPVPRPADLPADAPDPPPLAGRREREFFVKWCNMSYWHCSWVLELQLELNCQVMFRNYQRKTDMDEPPPVDFGGEGDENKSTKRKNKDPLFIHMEEEFYRYGVKMEWLMIHRILNHSVDKKNNVHYLIKWRDLAYDQSTWESEEMDVPEFDTYKQTYWNHRELMVGDEGRPGKKIKKAVKVKKAERPPANPVVDPTIKFDRQPDYLDSTGGTLHPYQLEGLNWLRFSWAQATDTILADEMGLGKTVQTAVFLYSLYKEGHSKGPFLVSAPLSTIINWEREFEMWAPDMYVVTYVGDKDSRAVIRENEFSFEGNAIRGGKKASKMKKDSTVKFHVLLTSYELITIDQAVLGSIEWACLVVDEAHRLKNNQSKFFRVLNNYPLQHKLLLTGTPLQNNLEELFHLLNFLTPERFNNLEGFLEEFADIAKEDQIKKLHDMLGPHMLRRLKADVFKHMPSKTELIVRVELSPMQKKYYKFILTRNFEALNTRGGGNQVSLLNVVMDLKKCCNHPYLFPAAATEAPKLPNGMYEGNALTKSSGKLTLLQKMMRKLKEGGHRVLVFSQMTKMLDLLEDFLENEGYKYERIDGGVTGNLRQEAIDRFNAPGAPQFAFLLSTRAGGLGINLASADTVIIYDSDWNPHNDIQAFSRAHRIGQNRKVMIYRFVTKASVEERITQVAKKKMMLTHLVVRPGLGSKTGSMSKQELDDILKFGTEELFKDELGEGDNKEDDSSVIHYDDHAIDRLLDRNQDATDDTELQSMNEYLSSFKVAQYVVKDEDDEEEEVEREVIKQEESVDPDYWEKLLRHHYEQQQEDLARNLGKGKRTRKPVNYNDGSQEERGIRQDWQEDQSDNQSDYSVASEEGDEDFDERSEANARRPNRKGLRNDRDKPLPPLLARVGGNIEVLGFNARQRKAFLNAVMRYGMPPQDAFTNQWLVRDLRGKSEKEFKAYVSLFMRHLCEPGADGAETFADGVPREGLSRQHVLTRIGVMSLIRKKVQEFEHVNGQWSMPWMAELEENKRAAALAAGEDPKTPSTGTPADTQPNTPIPEDLSKSDDKEEMKKEGEDGKGAKKGDDPEIIEIPDESEKSPVLEKKEGEVDATTAKEEKEKETGNGDEGKEKEAEDARKEKEEKEKTSETDKDTPAEVKGEGSEGKTESEEDKVKAEEGKDEKMDTSSPTEEKREQKEEKDGVKTDEFNKLQNGENTKEGATAAPVVNVSEEKKKATKQRFMFNIADGGFTELHSLWQNEERAATVTKKTFEIWHRRHDYWLLAGIIQHGYARWQDVQNDVRFAILNEPFKGEMSRGNFLEIKNKFLARRFKLLEQALVIEEQLRRAAYLNMTEDPAHPSMALNTRFSEVECLAESHQHLSKESMSGNKPANAVLHKVLKQLEELLSDMKADVTRLPATIARIPPVAVRLQMSERNILSRLASRGPEVTAQNQSQTSQQMQVQR